The following proteins are encoded in a genomic region of Galbibacter sp. BG1:
- a CDS encoding response regulator transcription factor: MKKKILIVEDNPMVVKSLDFKLSKDGYETMVASDGREALKILKEQTFDLLITDLMLPFVTGIELIEFVKNNLVDLPIIVLSTSTQEEVIMDAFNLGVEDFITKPFSPNELSLRVRRTLQKN, translated from the coding sequence ATGAAAAAGAAAATATTAATAGTAGAAGACAACCCCATGGTAGTAAAGTCTTTAGATTTTAAATTGTCTAAAGATGGTTACGAGACTATGGTAGCTTCTGATGGGAGGGAGGCTTTAAAAATTTTGAAAGAACAAACTTTCGATCTTTTAATAACCGATTTAATGTTGCCATTTGTAACGGGAATCGAGCTTATAGAGTTTGTGAAAAATAATCTGGTAGATTTACCAATAATCGTACTATCCACTTCAACACAAGAAGAAGTAATTATGGATGCTTTTAATTTGGGTGTTGAAGATTTTATTACCAAGCCTTTTAGTCCCAATGAGCTCTCATTGCGGGTAAGAAGAACACTTCAGAAGAACTAA
- a CDS encoding GIY-YIG nuclease family protein, giving the protein MKTLYILFSQSANQFYTGMTSDLEERLKKHRAGAYKNAFTKKAKDWEVVLKYHCLHTKDARYLEQFIKRMKSKKFISKVINDPEILTSILQNRF; this is encoded by the coding sequence ATGAAAACCCTTTATATTCTTTTTAGCCAATCAGCAAACCAGTTTTACACAGGAATGACCTCTGATTTGGAGGAAAGATTAAAAAAGCATCGGGCAGGAGCCTACAAAAATGCATTTACGAAGAAAGCAAAAGACTGGGAAGTTGTGTTGAAATATCACTGCCTACATACTAAAGACGCTCGATATTTGGAGCAATTTATAAAAAGGATGAAAAGTAAAAAATTCATATCTAAAGTAATCAATGATCCCGAAATATTAACAAGCATCCTACAAAATAGATTTTAG
- a CDS encoding HEAT repeat domain-containing protein, with translation MEELIKEWENSEWIFKVNTSFTLLFFVLILGFILALFWIRLYKNQRNKRKKTYEGRAEEFINTYLFDDAVERKTIIENFKKNNLRSQLQKKVFLKELLGFNENFKGESSLALKQLFHELNLDEYLIKVLKRGNWYQQSRAIYLLAELSINKNNLVATFLNAKREEVREQAIFYYLKVSTGEPLQFFSRLTTELTPWELIYVEDSLKYYYEGSMPDFSKWLDHRLESIVVFSIKMIAQFDQFENIPKVVPFIDHPNPIIKKQAIKTLCKLSCNEILEKLIHNFPRENVAVKKEILNTIKQLGSPIDLISLQPFIPVDDWSTRLAFNRIEQHFSKLV, from the coding sequence TTGGAAGAGTTGATTAAAGAATGGGAAAATTCTGAATGGATTTTTAAAGTAAATACCAGCTTTACATTGCTCTTCTTTGTTCTTATTTTAGGCTTTATCCTTGCCCTCTTTTGGATTCGCTTGTATAAAAACCAAAGGAATAAAAGGAAGAAAACATACGAAGGCAGGGCGGAAGAATTCATAAACACATATTTGTTTGATGATGCCGTGGAAAGAAAAACAATAATTGAAAATTTCAAAAAAAATAACCTTAGGAGCCAATTGCAGAAAAAAGTTTTTTTGAAAGAACTTTTGGGTTTTAATGAAAATTTTAAAGGAGAATCTTCCTTAGCCCTTAAGCAATTATTTCACGAGTTGAATTTGGATGAATATTTAATAAAAGTTTTAAAACGCGGGAATTGGTATCAGCAATCTCGGGCAATTTACTTGCTGGCAGAGCTTTCCATCAATAAAAATAATTTGGTAGCTACATTTTTAAATGCAAAAAGGGAAGAAGTGAGGGAACAGGCCATCTTTTATTATTTAAAAGTGTCTACAGGAGAGCCATTGCAGTTTTTTAGCAGGCTAACCACCGAGCTCACGCCGTGGGAACTTATTTATGTAGAAGACTCTCTAAAATATTATTATGAAGGGTCTATGCCCGATTTTTCCAAGTGGCTGGATCATAGGCTGGAAAGTATCGTGGTTTTTTCGATTAAAATGATTGCCCAGTTCGATCAATTTGAAAACATTCCCAAAGTAGTTCCATTTATCGATCATCCAAATCCTATAATTAAAAAACAAGCTATAAAAACTCTTTGTAAGCTTAGTTGTAACGAAATTTTGGAAAAACTTATTCATAATTTTCCCCGTGAAAATGTGGCCGTAAAAAAAGAAATTTTAAATACTATCAAACAATTAGGGAGCCCCATAGACCTTATTTCCCTTCAACCTTTTATTCCCGTGGACGATTGGAGCACACGTTTGGCTTTTAATAGGATAGAGCAGCATTTTAGCAAATTAGTTTAA
- a CDS encoding YaiO family outer membrane beta-barrel protein, whose protein sequence is MNKTIFNIRIEGKFLTAFKAVAFLFFLLNSDFSIGQEELTSDELFLKARTEAFDNENYTEAIRLTKIALDKTPDYTDLYVFLGRLYSWTDQPDLARAAFEEALKQDPDYEDAALAYGNLEYWNKNPSEGLSIVNNGLAANPTSESLQILKSKILIDLKKYEEANAVLNEVLAENPNSREAITIMRQTKLETSKNAIQASYDFVYFDERFDDPWHLASLSYRRQTKLGLVEARFNYSNRFTTGSTQFEIDAYPIFSKTFYAYINGGISSDKGIFPQYRAGFSLYANLPAAFEVDAGFRYLYFTDATWIYTMGLGKYYKNFWFNFRMYLNSSSTGIANSYLFTTRYYTGGFDDYIALQIGTGFSPDDATNNVLYNNSSGLNSYNFSLEYRKSFKKTNVFYLRFNYENIEYQEDNRGNQYTFGLGYIKRF, encoded by the coding sequence ATGAATAAAACGATTTTTAACATACGGATTGAAGGAAAATTTTTAACGGCTTTTAAAGCTGTTGCTTTCCTTTTTTTTCTTCTGAATTCCGATTTTTCTATTGGACAAGAAGAACTTACGAGCGATGAATTATTTTTAAAGGCCAGAACGGAAGCATTCGATAACGAAAACTATACGGAAGCTATCCGACTTACAAAAATAGCGCTTGATAAAACCCCTGATTACACTGACCTGTATGTTTTTTTAGGTAGATTGTATAGTTGGACAGACCAACCAGATTTGGCAAGGGCAGCTTTTGAAGAAGCTCTAAAGCAAGATCCAGATTATGAAGATGCCGCTTTGGCTTACGGGAATTTGGAGTATTGGAACAAGAATCCGTCTGAGGGGCTTTCCATAGTTAATAACGGACTGGCAGCCAATCCTACATCTGAAAGCTTACAAATCCTGAAATCAAAAATATTAATAGATTTAAAGAAATACGAAGAGGCCAATGCAGTGCTCAATGAGGTTTTGGCTGAAAACCCAAATTCTCGCGAGGCTATTACCATTATGCGCCAAACAAAATTAGAAACTTCTAAAAATGCGATACAGGCCTCTTATGATTTTGTTTATTTCGATGAGCGTTTTGATGATCCCTGGCATTTGGCCAGTTTAAGCTATAGAAGGCAAACAAAATTAGGTTTGGTGGAAGCTCGCTTTAATTATTCAAATCGTTTTACCACAGGAAGTACACAGTTTGAAATAGATGCGTATCCAATATTTTCAAAAACATTTTATGCTTATATCAATGGAGGGATATCGAGCGATAAAGGTATTTTTCCACAATATAGGGCCGGATTCTCGTTGTATGCCAACCTCCCCGCCGCCTTCGAGGTGGATGCCGGTTTTAGGTATTTGTATTTTACCGATGCCACGTGGATTTATACCATGGGGTTGGGCAAATACTATAAGAATTTCTGGTTTAATTTTAGAATGTATTTAAACTCATCTAGTACAGGAATTGCCAATTCTTACCTATTTACAACTAGGTATTACACCGGTGGTTTCGACGACTATATAGCACTGCAAATAGGAACTGGTTTTTCTCCAGATGACGCTACCAACAATGTTCTTTACAATAATAGCTCTGGATTGAATTCTTATAATTTTTCTTTGGAATATCGCAAATCCTTTAAGAAAACCAATGTATTTTACCTTCGCTTTAATTACGAAAATATAGAATACCAAGAAGATAACAGAGGGAACCAATATACATTTGGTTTAGGGTATATTAAACGGTTTTAA
- a CDS encoding type III pantothenate kinase yields the protein MNLIIDVGNSFIKVAVFKRDEVLQVLKVPEENFLKNISEIFQKYPEIKRTMVSSVGKLPEKYMKALAVFAPLKSLTTQSKVPFINEYATPETLGVDRIALITAAFYAYKHTNCLVIDAGSCITFDFLSSEGKYKGGAISPGIRMRYKAVNTFTANLPLIDSFEIDDFIGNSTKSCIISGVLNGTVNEIDATITQYREKFKDLTVILTGGDSHFLSKRLKSSIFAHSNFLVEGVNHILELNKH from the coding sequence ATGAATTTAATAATAGATGTAGGAAATTCTTTTATCAAAGTAGCTGTCTTCAAGAGAGATGAGGTTTTGCAGGTTCTAAAAGTTCCTGAAGAGAATTTTTTAAAAAATATTTCAGAAATTTTTCAAAAGTATCCAGAAATTAAGCGAACCATGGTTTCTTCCGTGGGGAAATTACCGGAGAAATACATGAAAGCTTTGGCGGTTTTTGCACCTTTAAAGTCATTGACCACTCAATCTAAAGTGCCATTTATAAATGAATATGCCACTCCAGAAACTTTGGGGGTAGATAGAATAGCCTTAATAACTGCAGCATTTTATGCCTACAAACATACCAATTGTCTAGTGATTGATGCCGGGAGCTGCATTACGTTCGATTTTCTATCTTCTGAAGGAAAATATAAGGGCGGAGCCATTTCCCCAGGGATTAGAATGCGTTACAAAGCCGTAAATACTTTTACCGCAAATTTGCCTTTAATAGATTCTTTTGAAATCGATGATTTTATAGGAAATAGCACAAAAAGCTGTATTATTTCTGGTGTTTTGAACGGAACGGTTAATGAAATTGACGCTACAATAACACAATATCGAGAAAAATTTAAAGATTTAACAGTTATTTTAACAGGCGGTGATAGTCATTTTTTGTCTAAAAGATTAAAAAGTAGCATATTTGCCCATTCTAATTTTCTCGTAGAGGGAGTTAATCATATTTTAGAACTCAACAAACACTAA
- a CDS encoding GIY-YIG nuclease family protein, whose product MKTLYILFSQSANQFYTGMTSDLEERLKKHQYHSSFNRASTQ is encoded by the coding sequence ATGAAAACCCTTTATATTCTTTTTAGCCAATCAGCAAACCAGTTTTACACAGGAATGACCTCTGATTTGGAGGAAAGATTAAAAAAGCATCAATATCATTCTTCATTCAATCGAGCATCAACCCAGTAA
- a CDS encoding glycosyltransferase family 2 protein: MNHSNEILYILSWLFLAFGVIVCLGYLFFAVYSFLEIREYKRRNLLKNEIALLQSSSLPPVSILAPAFNEAANVVDNVRSLLTINYPFYEIVVINDGSKDDTLARLIKSFNLVEDDTLYHDFIDTQPIKSVYVSKNKSFKNLKVIDKKNGGKADALNAGINICRNDLICSIDVDCILEGDAILKMVKPFLNGKKKVIAAGGIIRIANSCVVEDGRIVEVRLPDTYIARAQVIEYFRAFLMGRMAWSRIDGLLLISGAFGMFDKDTVMEAGGYNTNTVGEDMELLVRMRRRMRKKKEPYSVGFIPDPLCWTEVPQKWRILHRQRNRWARGTAETLYMHRGMIFNPKYRILGLLSTPYWLFFEWMAPIVEFFGFTFFIILLFLGHLNWVFALSFFLVAYCFSVLYSITALFFEEYSFQQYKKTQHTFKLIVTAFLEPFFYHPFVIWAALKGNIDLLRGRNAWGAMVRTGLSKQEVKNTVE, translated from the coding sequence ATAAATCATTCAAACGAAATACTATACATTTTAAGCTGGTTATTTTTAGCTTTTGGGGTTATTGTGTGTTTGGGATATTTATTTTTTGCGGTGTATTCATTTTTAGAAATTAGGGAGTACAAACGTAGAAATTTATTGAAAAATGAAATAGCGCTCTTGCAATCTTCAAGCTTACCGCCGGTATCCATTCTAGCTCCTGCATTTAACGAAGCAGCGAATGTAGTGGATAATGTACGCTCCTTATTAACCATAAATTATCCATTTTACGAAATTGTAGTAATTAACGATGGGAGTAAAGATGACACTTTAGCAAGGCTTATTAAGAGTTTTAATTTAGTGGAAGATGATACGTTGTACCATGATTTTATAGATACTCAACCAATTAAATCGGTTTATGTTTCAAAGAATAAATCCTTTAAAAACTTAAAGGTTATCGATAAGAAAAATGGCGGTAAGGCAGATGCACTCAATGCAGGTATTAATATTTGCCGGAACGACCTTATTTGCAGTATCGATGTGGATTGTATTTTAGAGGGGGATGCTATTTTAAAGATGGTAAAGCCTTTTTTAAATGGCAAGAAAAAGGTAATTGCCGCTGGTGGAATTATAAGAATCGCCAATTCTTGCGTTGTGGAGGACGGGAGAATTGTAGAGGTACGTTTGCCAGATACCTATATTGCTAGGGCACAGGTAATAGAATATTTTAGGGCTTTTTTAATGGGGCGTATGGCTTGGTCCCGTATCGATGGATTGCTTTTAATCTCGGGTGCTTTTGGTATGTTCGATAAAGATACGGTTATGGAAGCTGGGGGGTACAATACCAATACCGTGGGAGAAGATATGGAGCTGTTGGTACGTATGCGAAGGCGTATGAGAAAAAAAAAGGAGCCTTATTCCGTAGGTTTTATTCCAGATCCGTTATGTTGGACCGAAGTGCCCCAGAAATGGAGAATTCTTCATAGACAACGAAACCGCTGGGCAAGAGGAACAGCAGAAACTCTTTACATGCATAGAGGGATGATTTTTAATCCGAAATACAGAATTTTGGGGTTGTTAAGTACGCCATATTGGTTGTTTTTCGAGTGGATGGCGCCGATAGTGGAATTCTTCGGATTTACTTTTTTTATAATTCTATTGTTTCTAGGACATTTAAATTGGGTTTTTGCACTTTCATTCTTTTTGGTTGCTTATTGTTTTTCTGTTCTCTACTCCATAACCGCATTGTTTTTCGAGGAGTATTCATTTCAGCAGTATAAAAAGACCCAACATACTTTTAAATTAATAGTCACGGCCTTTTTAGAACCATTTTTCTACCATCCATTTGTTATATGGGCAGCACTTAAAGGAAATATAGATCTCTTAAGGGGGAGAAATGCTTGGGGCGCCATGGTAAGAACCGGGTTGAGTAAACAAGAAGTAAAAAACACAGTTGAATAA
- a CDS encoding Hpt domain-containing protein, with protein MFIDSALKMEIYNILIISNQPEVSNKFLHFKKRDHWNVHIYENSFSAIQYLKKNEDIHFIIFDEVSGPLNPFQLADYLASELSLSIPLIIIGEGVNEHKYTREGNLFLFVKKPLISDKLAIIEQIIEENLIEDDQELDEKSYSLEYLKTLSDNDEDFIFESLTVFKESVLDKLNECRESIENEEFKNVREIAHNIKPSFEMLENTRCKNICNNICYKATEKEIKGLFNVLEEEYQKIVKELAEDFPQLA; from the coding sequence ATGTTTATTGATAGTGCCTTAAAAATGGAAATATATAATATCTTAATTATTAGCAACCAGCCTGAGGTAAGTAATAAATTTCTTCATTTTAAGAAAAGAGATCATTGGAACGTCCATATTTACGAAAATAGTTTTTCGGCTATTCAATATTTAAAAAAGAATGAGGACATTCATTTTATTATTTTCGATGAGGTTAGTGGTCCATTAAATCCTTTTCAATTGGCAGATTATTTGGCTTCAGAGCTGTCTCTTAGCATTCCGCTTATAATAATTGGAGAAGGTGTCAACGAACATAAATATACAAGGGAAGGAAACCTCTTTTTATTTGTTAAAAAGCCTCTAATTAGTGACAAGCTTGCTATCATTGAACAGATTATTGAAGAGAACTTAATTGAAGACGATCAAGAATTAGACGAAAAATCGTATTCACTGGAGTATCTTAAAACACTTTCTGATAACGATGAAGATTTCATATTTGAATCTTTAACTGTATTTAAAGAATCGGTTTTAGATAAATTGAACGAATGTAGGGAGTCTATTGAGAACGAGGAATTTAAAAACGTTAGGGAAATTGCCCATAATATTAAACCTTCTTTTGAAATGTTGGAGAACACTCGGTGTAAGAATATTTGCAACAATATTTGTTATAAAGCTACCGAGAAGGAAATAAAAGGACTTTTTAATGTTTTGGAAGAAGAATACCAGAAAATTGTAAAAGAACTGGCCGAAGATTTCCCTCAATTGGCTTAG
- a CDS encoding PAS domain-containing hybrid sensor histidine kinase/response regulator, with translation MQAPYSFQEKFKSLVKEDPSMLDWFGKKSIDGMWIVNLKNIEELWISESFWNSVGFKVDLNFKEDENLEGLEHRTEIQKVLQTFVEQWKSGETLVDIVHFFSTKNKQKSFHVVANYSETGFLVIRFFRERTKLKKLQKQNELFKVINQISSIGGWEVDLETNTLEWTHMTKDIHEVPRTFIPDIETAINFYKEGWSRDLIIKLFRKAVEKGENYDVELKINTAKGNEKWVRSIGRPEMKDGKCIRIYGAFQDIDARKKKEVEHQLVKERFEKIFSNTSLGIILLDRGNKLILVNPASVHIFGFDGVPEEEIMELTYQDLIYPDDFELVHQKWGQLISGEIDSYSIECRFYKKSGELIWCRVYNSLASGNELINDFIISQVEDITDEKQLKEQAFRNANLFKGAFEYSPNGMALVSLELKWLMVNNTLAKMVGYTKEEMLQLTIQDLTHPEDRETNEELMQKYFEHKSTAYSVQRRYLHKDGTIVHCLLCVSLLYDSQGNPKYFIAQINDISSRVHSQQELKKSLNELQSLLDATTQVSIIETDLRGNVKKINKGTENLLGYTSEESIGKLNVLELHDPKEVMERSNLLSDLNQENISGFQTLVYQANHGLYDSGEWTFIRKDGSRFSVQLIVTAIRNHDGEITGYLGVGTDISNQKKMEASLVKSKQKAEAANRSKSEFLANMSHEIRTPLNGIIGFTDLLMKTSLTESQEKYMATVYNSANLLLDIINDILDFSKIEAGKLELNIERVNISELLVQTIDIIKHQAHAKGLEVLLDIPSDISPIIYADPVRLQQILTNLLGNAVKFTEKGEIEIKVRSVPVAANKNLRDFHFSIRDTGIGIASHNLSKIFRAFDQEDASTTRKYGGTGLGLTISNKLLELMDSKLQVKSVLHKGSTFSFDISFKIEEVNDSKPNVVYSNVNNVLVVDDNENNRHILIEMLKVNEIKVSTASNGIEGLELLEKNSDFDLMIVDYNMPYLNGVDFVAHVRNDFKIDEKQLPIVLLHSSVEDNKLNKACKELKIRHNITKPVVLNQLMNVIKSIEEPVTIEKEENVIEIPSFDLEKIEKNVLIVEDNPVNKMLAKTLIQKIIPNATILEAEDGLEAIELFLQHQVDIIFMDVQMPRMSGFEATKRIRGLENNGHTPIIALTARTIKGEKEKCLKAGMDDYVTKPVIYETVEKTIVKYLT, from the coding sequence ATGCAAGCTCCATATTCTTTTCAAGAAAAATTTAAAAGCTTAGTAAAGGAAGACCCAAGCATGTTGGATTGGTTTGGTAAAAAATCAATAGACGGGATGTGGATCGTTAACTTGAAAAACATAGAAGAGCTATGGATTAGTGAGTCATTCTGGAATTCCGTCGGGTTTAAAGTAGATCTAAATTTTAAGGAAGATGAAAATTTAGAGGGTTTAGAGCATCGAACGGAAATACAAAAAGTGCTTCAGACTTTTGTTGAACAATGGAAAAGCGGGGAAACGCTTGTGGATATTGTTCATTTTTTTTCCACTAAAAACAAGCAAAAATCTTTCCATGTTGTAGCCAATTATTCAGAAACAGGATTTCTAGTCATCCGATTTTTTAGGGAACGAACCAAGCTTAAAAAGTTGCAAAAACAGAACGAACTTTTCAAAGTAATAAACCAGATTTCTAGTATTGGAGGCTGGGAAGTAGATTTGGAAACCAACACTTTGGAGTGGACCCATATGACCAAAGATATTCACGAAGTACCCAGAACCTTTATCCCAGATATAGAAACAGCGATCAACTTTTATAAAGAAGGTTGGAGTAGGGATTTAATTATAAAATTATTTAGAAAAGCAGTAGAAAAAGGAGAAAATTACGATGTAGAGCTAAAAATAAATACGGCTAAAGGTAACGAAAAATGGGTGCGATCTATTGGTCGACCCGAGATGAAGGATGGAAAATGCATTCGTATTTATGGGGCGTTCCAAGACATAGATGCCAGAAAAAAGAAAGAAGTAGAACATCAGCTTGTTAAGGAAAGATTCGAAAAGATTTTTTCCAATACTTCCCTTGGGATTATACTTCTGGACCGCGGCAACAAACTTATTTTAGTCAATCCGGCAAGTGTTCATATTTTTGGTTTTGATGGGGTTCCAGAAGAAGAAATTATGGAACTTACCTATCAAGATTTAATTTATCCAGACGATTTTGAATTGGTACACCAAAAGTGGGGACAATTGATATCCGGAGAAATTGATTCTTATTCTATTGAATGTAGGTTTTATAAAAAATCAGGCGAATTAATCTGGTGCAGGGTATACAATTCTCTAGCTTCTGGCAATGAACTTATCAACGATTTCATTATTTCCCAGGTTGAGGACATAACCGATGAAAAGCAGCTAAAGGAGCAAGCTTTTAGAAATGCCAACCTATTTAAGGGGGCTTTCGAATACTCTCCCAATGGCATGGCCTTAGTCTCTTTGGAATTAAAATGGCTTATGGTGAACAACACTTTGGCAAAAATGGTGGGGTATACCAAAGAAGAAATGTTGCAATTAACCATTCAAGATTTAACCCACCCTGAAGATAGGGAGACCAATGAAGAGTTAATGCAGAAATATTTTGAACATAAATCTACAGCCTATAGCGTGCAACGTCGTTATTTGCATAAAGATGGTACTATAGTTCATTGTTTACTCTGTGTTTCGCTGCTGTACGATAGCCAAGGAAATCCAAAGTATTTTATAGCGCAAATAAACGACATAAGCTCCCGTGTTCATTCACAACAAGAACTTAAAAAGAGCCTAAATGAGCTACAAAGTTTACTGGATGCTACAACCCAAGTTTCTATTATTGAAACCGATTTAAGAGGAAATGTAAAAAAGATAAATAAGGGAACAGAAAATTTATTGGGATATACTTCAGAGGAATCCATTGGAAAATTGAATGTTTTAGAACTTCACGACCCCAAAGAGGTGATGGAGAGAAGCAATTTGTTGAGCGATTTGAACCAAGAAAATATTTCTGGATTTCAAACACTGGTTTACCAAGCCAACCATGGCCTGTATGACTCTGGGGAGTGGACGTTTATTCGAAAGGACGGCAGTAGGTTTTCGGTACAATTAATTGTAACGGCAATTAGAAATCACGATGGAGAAATTACCGGCTATTTAGGGGTAGGTACAGATATTTCGAATCAGAAAAAAATGGAAGCTTCGCTCGTAAAATCAAAGCAAAAAGCAGAGGCCGCCAATAGGTCTAAGTCAGAGTTCTTGGCTAATATGAGTCACGAAATACGTACGCCACTTAATGGAATTATAGGGTTTACCGATCTATTGATGAAAACCTCGCTTACTGAAAGTCAAGAAAAGTACATGGCAACGGTTTACAATTCGGCTAATTTACTGCTTGATATTATAAACGATATTTTAGATTTTTCGAAAATTGAAGCTGGTAAACTCGAACTGAATATAGAGCGGGTTAATATTTCAGAACTTCTAGTTCAGACGATAGATATTATTAAACATCAAGCTCATGCCAAGGGATTAGAGGTGCTGTTGGATATTCCTTCAGACATTTCGCCCATAATTTATGCAGATCCAGTTAGGCTTCAGCAAATACTTACCAACTTATTGGGCAATGCAGTAAAGTTTACCGAAAAAGGTGAGATTGAGATAAAGGTTAGAAGCGTCCCTGTCGCTGCGAATAAAAATTTACGTGATTTTCATTTTTCAATTCGCGATACAGGTATTGGTATTGCTTCCCACAATCTATCCAAAATATTTCGGGCTTTCGATCAAGAAGATGCCTCCACTACCAGAAAATATGGCGGTACGGGTCTTGGGCTTACCATAAGTAATAAATTATTGGAGTTAATGGATAGTAAGCTTCAGGTAAAAAGTGTTTTGCATAAAGGGAGCACGTTTTCCTTTGATATATCTTTTAAAATTGAAGAGGTTAATGACAGCAAGCCAAATGTGGTTTACAGTAATGTAAATAATGTATTGGTGGTAGACGATAATGAAAACAACAGACATATTCTTATCGAGATGTTAAAAGTGAATGAAATTAAGGTAAGCACAGCATCCAACGGGATAGAAGGACTAGAGTTGCTCGAGAAAAACTCCGATTTCGATTTAATGATTGTTGACTATAATATGCCTTACCTCAATGGTGTAGATTTTGTGGCCCACGTAAGAAACGATTTTAAGATTGATGAAAAACAATTGCCTATTGTTCTATTGCACAGCTCGGTAGAAGATAATAAGCTTAACAAGGCATGCAAGGAATTAAAAATTAGGCATAACATTACCAAACCGGTTGTTTTAAACCAGTTGATGAATGTAATTAAAAGCATAGAAGAGCCTGTCACTATTGAAAAAGAAGAAAATGTTATAGAAATCCCTTCTTTCGATTTAGAGAAAATTGAAAAAAATGTGTTAATTGTAGAAGACAATCCTGTAAATAAAATGCTGGCAAAAACCCTTATCCAAAAAATAATACCCAATGCCACTATTTTGGAAGCAGAAGATGGATTAGAAGCGATTGAATTATTCTTGCAACATCAGGTCGATATAATTTTTATGGATGTACAAATGCCTAGAATGAGCGGTTTTGAAGCAACCAAAAGAATAAGGGGATTGGAAAATAATGGGCATACCCCCATTATAGCTTTAACCGCAAGAACCATAAAAGGGGAAAAAGAAAAATGCCTAAAAGCTGGAATGGACGATTATGTTACCAAGCCAGTTATTTATGAAACTGTAGAAAAAACAATTGTTAAATACTTAACTTAA